The following proteins come from a genomic window of Ictalurus furcatus strain D&B chromosome 26, Billie_1.0, whole genome shotgun sequence:
- the LOC128602213 gene encoding adrenodoxin-like codes for MSFTTAAGRLVGLSLSRTSWILSRGANTSSKTLASPNKLSDPNNDLIRKRDITSCSVVQPLRSENKVTVNFINRDGEKITVKASPGDTILDVVVQQDLDIDGYGACEGTLACSTCHVIFEEETYKQLGPISDEEMDMLDLAYGLTDTSRLGCQICLTKSLDGMTVRVPESSADIRQSDGSA; via the exons ATGTCTTTTACAACGGCAGCAGGGAGATTAGTCGGTTTGAGTCTTTCGCGGACCTCCTGGATACTTtcaaggggtgccaatacttcatCGAAAACTTTGGCATCGCCGAACAAACTATCTGACCCAAATAACGACCTCATTCGTAAAAGAGACATAACATCCTGCAGTGTCGTGCAGCCTCTCAG GTCGGAAAACAAGGTGACTGTTAATTTCATCAATCGTGATGGAGAAAAGATTACAGTCAAGGCTTCCCCTGGTGACACAATATTAGACGTAGTTGTTCAACAAGACCTTGACATTGATGGTTATG GAGCATGTGAGGGAACTCTAGCTTGCTCCACGTGTCATGTCATTTTTGAAGAGGAGACATATAAACAGCTTGGACCAATTAGTGATGAGGAAATGGATATGCTGGATCTTGCCTATGGTCTCACAGATAC GTCTCGTCTGGGTTGTCAGATCTGCCTGACAAAATCTCTGGATGGCATGACCGTGCGCGTTCCAGAGAGCTCGGCGGACATCAGACAGTCAGATGGCTCTGCGTAG
- the mxh gene encoding interferon-induced GTP-binding protein Mx3, with product MDSPLEILDYDSQDNNGMANQPAEERTGLFLKQWESQVRPYIEMIDYLRRIGIEKDLALPSIAVVGDQSSGKSSVLEALSGVALPRGSGIVTRCPLELKLRKLTDGSKWTAIISYRDVQETFMDPSQVEGYVRRAQNVLAGDGVGICDELISLEIKSPDVCDLTLIDLPGITRVPVKGQPEDIGDQIRRLILKFIEKRETINLVVVPCNVDIATTEALRMAQGVDLNGTRTLAILTKPDLVDKGAEADILQVMQGKVVPLKKGYIMVRCRGQSDINENISLAEATRQETEFFRTHNHFSYLLEEQKVTTRCLATRLTKELVEHIRASLPSLTEQIQIRLSAVRLELRSYGQGPPLEPEKMAAYLSKKILEFSDQVTELCRTGASGEGNIYSLLRPVFKQWECHLRDSKASFRDEVREMTENYEAHRGRELITFSDYCVYESLIQKHVNNLTLPAIETLKTIRGIVQNEFRTQCELCFLNYPHLRFMIINQIDDIQSQQEAKVEKRIMEYISMEKLVFTQDPIFNQKMVDFRFVEQRQEYESVCLDTGENATSPNNCAVFDTRKLTPEKWIIYYEIVYQRLADFVPMLILLFMLKEAVVMLRAESMGLRNGADVAKLLSEDSESGRKRTELHQRMERLRMAQERITINL from the exons ATGGATTCTCCACTGGAAATATTGGATTATGACTCTCAAGACAATAATGG AATGGCAAATCAGCCAGCTGAAGAGAGGACTGGATTGTTTCTCAAACAATGGGAATCCCAAGTGCGCCCCTACATTGAAATGATTGACTACCTACGGCGTATCGGCATTGAGAAGGATCTTGCCCTGCCCTCCATTGCTGTTGTCGGAGACCAGAGTTCTGGGAAGAGCTCAGTTTTGGAAGCATTGTCTGGCGTGGCTTTACCCAGAGGCAGTG GTATCGTCACACGTTGTCCACTGGAGCTGAAACTGCGGAAGCTGACTGATGGCTCAAAATGGACGGCTATAATCTCTTACCGAGATGTGCAAGAGACATTCATGGATCCTTCACAAGTTGAGGGTTACGTCAGGAGAG cccaGAATGTTCTTGCTGGAGATGGTGTTGGGATCTGTGATGAACTCATCAGTTTAGAGATCAAGTCTCCTGATGTATGTGACCTCACCCTAATTGATTTACCTGGTATAACTAGAGTACCCGTGAAAGGCCAACCTGAAGATATTGGAGATCAG ATTAGACGTCTTATATTGAAATTTATTGAGAAGAGAGAAACTATTAATTTGGTTGTTGTACCGTGCAATGTGGACATAGCAACAACCGAGGCACTGCGGATGGCACAGGGTGTGGATCTGAATGGAACAAGAACTTTAG CAATTCTTACGAAGCCAGATTTGGTGGATAAAGGGGCGGAAGCTGACATTTTGCAGGTTATGCAGGGTAAAGTTGTTCCTCTGAAAAAAGGTTACATAATGGTACGATGTAGGGGTCAGAGTGACATTAATGAAAACATCTCCTTGGCTGAGGCCACAAGACAGGAGACGGAGTTCTTCAGGACCCACAATCACTTCAG ctatcttttggaagaacagAAAGTCACAACACGCTGCCTTGCTACCAGGCTCACCAAAGAGTTGGTTGAACATATCAGG GCATCACTGCCATCACTCACAGAGCAGATTCAAATCCGCTTGTCTGCTGTTAGGCTAGAACTCAGGAGCTATGGCCAAGGTCCTCCATTAGAGCCAGAGAAGATGGCGGCTTATCTGAGTAAG AAAATCTTGGAGTTCAGCGATCAAGTCACTGAGCTCTGTCGGACCGGGGCATCAGGAGAGGGAAACATCTATTCTCTCCTGCGACCTGTGTTCAAGCAATGGGAATGCCACCTGAGAGACTCCAAAGCATCAT TCAGGGATGAAGTGCGGGAGATGACGGAAAACTATGAGGCACATCGTGGGAGAGAGCTGATAACATTCAGTGACTACTGTGTATACGAATCACTGATTCAGAAGCATGTAAACAATCTCACACTACCAGCTATAGAGACTCTGAAAACTATTAGAG GCATTGTGCAAAATGAGTTCAGAACTCAGTGCGAGCTCTGCTTCCTAAATTACCCTCATCTGAGATTTATGATAATA AATCAGATTGATGACATTCAGTCACAGCAGGAGGCAAAAGTGGAGAAGAGGATCATGGAGTACATCAGCATGGAGAAACTCGTGTTTACCCAGGACCCCATTTTCAACCAGAAGATGGTCGACTTCCGTTTCGTTGAGCAGAGGCAGGAGTACGAGTCTGTGTGTTTAGATACCGGAGAGAATGCAACCTCTCCCAACAACTGTGCTGTCTTTGACACCAGAAAACTAACACCTGAAAAATGGATAATATACTATGAG ATTGTCTACCAGCGTCTGGCAGATTTTGTTCCCATGTTGATTCTGCTGTTTATGTTGAAAGAAGCGGTCGTAATGTTGCGGGCAGAGTCCATGGGCCTGCGTAATGGGGCTGATGTGGCTAAACTGCTCAGTGAAGACTCAGAGTCAGGACGAAAGAGAACAGAGTTACATCAGCGCATGGAACGACTACGGATGGCCCAGGAGAGGATCACCATTAACCTCTga